Proteins encoded in a region of the Isosphaeraceae bacterium EP7 genome:
- the ada gene encoding bifunctional DNA-binding transcriptional regulator/O6-methylguanine-DNA methyltransferase Ada: MKPAAATSTTEEDEARWNAVLSRDPRADGAFVYSVRTTGVYCRPMCPSRQARRENVRFYDTRVDAERAGFRPCKRCRPDREPGEARTSAVAAACRLIEEASALPTLQTLADAANLSPSHFHRLFKAATGLTPKGYAEAHRARRVREALHGGETITGAIYGAGFNSNGRFYANSSRILGMTPTDFRTGAPDATIRFAVGQCTLGSLLVAATEAGVCSILLGDDPDALVRQLQDAFPRATFVGADADFEQHVARVVGLIESPSINFDLPLDVRGTAFQMRVWRALTEIPAGKTVSYSELAARLGIPSSTRAVAGAVAANRIAVAIPCHRVVRSDGSISGYRWGVDRKRTLLDRELSPPDA; encoded by the coding sequence ATGAAGCCTGCCGCCGCGACCTCCACGACCGAAGAGGACGAAGCCCGCTGGAACGCCGTCTTAAGCCGCGATCCCCGGGCCGATGGGGCCTTTGTCTACTCGGTGCGGACCACCGGCGTCTATTGCAGGCCGATGTGCCCCTCACGCCAGGCCAGACGCGAAAACGTCCGCTTTTACGACACGCGAGTCGACGCCGAGCGGGCCGGCTTCCGCCCCTGCAAGCGGTGCAGGCCCGATCGGGAACCCGGCGAGGCACGGACGTCGGCGGTGGCCGCGGCCTGCCGACTGATCGAGGAGGCGTCTGCGTTGCCCACGCTGCAAACCCTCGCCGACGCCGCGAACCTGAGCCCGTCCCACTTCCACAGGCTCTTCAAGGCCGCCACCGGGCTGACCCCCAAGGGCTACGCCGAGGCCCACCGCGCCCGCCGCGTCAGGGAGGCCTTGCACGGCGGCGAGACGATCACCGGTGCCATCTACGGGGCGGGCTTTAATAGCAACGGACGCTTCTATGCAAACTCGTCGAGGATCCTCGGGATGACCCCCACCGACTTCCGCACGGGCGCCCCCGACGCCACCATCCGCTTCGCCGTCGGCCAGTGCACGCTCGGCTCGCTCCTCGTCGCAGCGACCGAGGCCGGCGTCTGCTCCATCCTCCTGGGCGACGATCCCGACGCCCTCGTCCGCCAGCTCCAGGACGCGTTCCCCAGGGCAACATTCGTCGGGGCCGACGCCGACTTTGAACAGCACGTCGCCCGCGTCGTCGGCCTGATCGAATCGCCGTCGATCAACTTCGACCTACCCCTGGACGTGCGCGGGACGGCCTTCCAGATGCGAGTCTGGCGGGCGCTGACCGAGATCCCGGCCGGCAAGACCGTCAGCTATTCCGAGCTGGCCGCCCGACTGGGTATCCCATCTTCCACCAGGGCGGTCGCCGGGGCCGTCGCGGCAAACCGGATCGCCGTGGCCATCCCCTGCCACCGCGTCGTCCGCTCCGACGGCAGCATCTCCGGCTACCGCTGGGGCGTCGACCGCAAACGAACCCTCCTCGATCGCGAGCTCAGTCCCCCGGACGCCTGA
- a CDS encoding aldo/keto reductase: MDLKQPRRLGKSDVEITPVIFGAWAVGGWMWGGAEEAESIAAIQASIDHGVTTIDTAAVYGQGYGEEVVGKAIKGRRERVQIATKCGMRWDTVAGGDGGSDPWKTDDRLGNPVEIRRNSRPESVAYELEQSLKRLGTDVIDLYQVHWPDTSTPVEDTMAALLKLKDQGKIRAIGVSNYDEVWLKKAAAVAPVASLQPPYSLIQRKIEPKLLPFCRENQIGVIVYSPLERGLLTGKVGPDRTFPAGDHRASHKFFTVENRRLVADALAKIRPIADGHGASLSQVVINWTIQEPGITAALVGARNAEQAVQNAGALDFSLSAEECATIRKVFDPVSAEMTKA, translated from the coding sequence TTGGACCTGAAGCAGCCGAGACGACTTGGAAAATCGGACGTCGAGATCACGCCGGTGATTTTTGGCGCCTGGGCCGTTGGGGGATGGATGTGGGGCGGGGCCGAGGAGGCCGAGTCGATCGCCGCGATTCAGGCGAGCATCGACCACGGCGTGACCACAATCGACACCGCCGCGGTTTATGGGCAGGGATACGGCGAGGAGGTGGTGGGCAAGGCCATTAAGGGACGCCGCGAGCGTGTGCAGATCGCCACCAAGTGCGGCATGCGCTGGGACACCGTCGCAGGCGGCGATGGCGGCAGCGACCCCTGGAAGACCGACGACAGGCTGGGCAATCCGGTCGAGATCCGCCGCAATTCGCGGCCCGAGAGCGTCGCTTATGAGCTAGAGCAGAGCCTGAAGCGGCTGGGCACCGACGTGATCGACCTGTACCAGGTGCACTGGCCAGACACGTCCACGCCGGTCGAGGACACGATGGCCGCGCTGCTGAAGCTGAAGGACCAGGGGAAGATCCGGGCCATCGGCGTGAGCAATTATGACGAGGTCTGGCTGAAGAAGGCGGCGGCGGTCGCGCCCGTGGCGAGCCTTCAGCCCCCTTACAGCCTGATCCAGCGCAAGATCGAGCCCAAGCTCCTGCCGTTCTGCCGCGAAAATCAGATCGGCGTGATCGTCTATTCTCCCCTGGAGCGGGGGCTGCTGACGGGCAAGGTCGGCCCCGACCGGACGTTCCCCGCGGGCGACCACCGGGCCTCGCACAAATTCTTCACGGTCGAGAACCGCCGGCTGGTGGCCGATGCGCTGGCGAAGATCCGGCCGATCGCCGATGGGCATGGTGCGAGCCTGTCTCAGGTGGTGATCAACTGGACGATCCAGGAGCCCGGCATCACGGCCGCCCTGGTGGGTGCCCGCAATGCTGAGCAGGCCGTGCAAAACGCCGGCGCGCTCGACTTTTCGCTGAGCGCCGAGGAATGCGCCACGATCCGCAAGGTGTTCGACCCTGTCTCGGCGGAAATGACCAAGGCCTGA
- a CDS encoding dual specificity protein phosphatase, with product MRRIVPHPVWIGHAGDGREYTRLYEAGIRSLVHLAVEEPALQVPRDLIYLRVPLADATENRGDSLTLAIRSVSQLLSARVPTLVFCAAGMSRSSCVVAAALAVNSGEPPEDRLRFVISHGPCDISPGLWNEVTDLLRCWEHRVATHAGGL from the coding sequence ATGAGGCGGATCGTCCCACATCCCGTCTGGATCGGCCACGCTGGCGACGGGCGCGAATACACCAGGCTGTACGAGGCGGGCATCCGCTCGCTCGTCCACCTGGCCGTCGAGGAACCTGCGCTCCAGGTCCCCCGTGACCTGATTTACCTGCGGGTTCCTCTAGCCGACGCGACCGAGAATCGGGGCGACTCGCTGACACTGGCGATCCGGTCGGTGTCGCAACTGCTCTCCGCACGCGTGCCGACCCTGGTGTTTTGCGCCGCGGGGATGAGCCGGTCGTCTTGCGTCGTCGCGGCGGCTCTGGCGGTGAACTCGGGGGAGCCGCCCGAAGATCGCCTGCGATTCGTGATCAGCCACGGGCCGTGCGATATCTCGCCGGGGTTGTGGAACGAGGTGACCGACCTGCTGAGGTGCTGGGAGCATCGGGTCGCGACGCACGCGGGCGGACTTTGA
- a CDS encoding ParB N-terminal domain-containing protein — protein MDVREIPLDDVLLDSNLNLRDRLDGEAVERYAEAWDRMPPLTVFEVDGDWLLADGFHRHAAAAKMGKKMVPAEVRQGTFADAMDFAAGANLSHGLPLTRAERRRAVEVKLRMHHGLSDRKLAEDLGVSRDLIARVRKQLVDGGQIPAGEGRVGADGKTYPASLPKDPNEHLPRSTAGGGQDDPRDRGAREADGAPWDDTTSPMPGAKGPSGGAMTAPWDHEPAKAAALADPVDVAAPTIEEMLDMMAKQVAEVLSWTEAEGFDEAYGTASGKVRNAFGGAVKRLAGRVEGLERGAA, from the coding sequence ATGGACGTTCGAGAAATTCCGCTGGATGACGTGCTGCTCGACTCGAACTTGAACCTCCGCGACAGGCTGGATGGCGAGGCGGTGGAGCGGTATGCCGAGGCCTGGGACCGGATGCCCCCGCTGACGGTCTTCGAGGTGGACGGCGACTGGCTGCTTGCCGACGGGTTCCACCGGCATGCGGCAGCGGCCAAGATGGGGAAGAAGATGGTGCCCGCCGAGGTGCGGCAAGGGACCTTTGCCGATGCCATGGACTTCGCCGCCGGGGCCAACCTGTCCCACGGCCTGCCGCTGACGCGGGCCGAGCGGAGGCGGGCGGTCGAGGTGAAGCTGCGGATGCATCACGGGTTGTCGGACCGCAAGCTGGCCGAGGACCTGGGGGTGAGCCGCGACCTGATCGCCAGGGTACGCAAGCAACTCGTCGACGGCGGCCAGATTCCGGCCGGCGAGGGGCGGGTAGGGGCCGACGGCAAGACCTACCCGGCCTCGTTGCCCAAGGATCCGAACGAGCACCTGCCCAGGAGCACCGCGGGCGGCGGCCAGGATGACCCGCGGGACCGTGGGGCGAGGGAGGCGGATGGGGCGCCGTGGGACGACACCACAAGCCCGATGCCCGGCGCAAAAGGCCCATCCGGGGGCGCGATGACGGCCCCCTGGGATCACGAGCCGGCCAAGGCGGCGGCGCTGGCCGACCCGGTGGACGTGGCGGCACCTACCATCGAGGAGATGCTGGACATGATGGCCAAGCAGGTCGCGGAAGTCCTGTCGTGGACCGAGGCGGAAGGCTTCGACGAGGCCTACGGCACGGCTTCGGGCAAGGTCCGGAATGCATTCGGTGGTGCGGTGAAGCGGCTCGCGGGACGTGTCGAGGGCCTCGAACGCGGCGCGGCGTAG
- a CDS encoding sigma-54 dependent transcriptional regulator yields the protein MRILIVDDEPNIRRTLRVALESMGHAVEEASSRMEVLRILDVADFDVAFVDLRLGGDSGLDLLEPMIAQMPRLAVVVITAHAGIDTAIEAMRRGAFDYLPKPFTPAQVRGLLMRVAEVRGLRDRLSGLQEQVRQELPEVDLRGRDVEMGRLLTLARKIAQTDATILIRGENGTGKGVLARAIHDWSRRAGGPLVTVSCPSLSAELLESDLFGHVKGAFTGAVRDAQGKVSAAEGGTLFLDEIGDLPPSLQPKLLRFLQERKYERVGEVKPRSADVRLIAATNRDLEAAIAAGTFREDLLYRLNVVELTLPPLRRRSDLLDTADHLLAFFARQTGRTLTGFTREATEALLKHSWPGNLRELRNAIERAAILAEGPEIGLADLPERVGAVAVDGTAAVEVGGAVSIEQLEVEHIRRVLATAPSLEDAAKVLGIDPSTLYRKRKQFGL from the coding sequence ATGCGCATCCTGATCGTGGACGACGAGCCGAACATCCGGCGCACCTTGCGCGTGGCCCTGGAATCGATGGGCCACGCGGTCGAGGAGGCGTCGAGCCGGATGGAGGTGCTCAGGATCCTCGACGTGGCCGACTTCGATGTCGCGTTCGTCGACCTGCGGCTCGGGGGCGACTCCGGCCTGGACTTGCTGGAACCGATGATCGCCCAGATGCCCAGGCTCGCGGTGGTCGTGATCACCGCGCACGCGGGCATCGACACGGCCATCGAGGCGATGCGTCGGGGGGCGTTCGACTACCTGCCCAAGCCGTTCACGCCCGCGCAGGTGCGGGGCTTGTTGATGAGGGTCGCGGAAGTCAGGGGCCTGCGCGACCGGCTGTCCGGGTTGCAGGAGCAGGTCCGCCAGGAGTTACCCGAGGTCGACCTCCGTGGCCGCGACGTTGAGATGGGCAGGCTGCTGACGCTGGCCAGGAAGATTGCGCAGACCGATGCAACGATTTTGATCCGTGGCGAGAACGGCACCGGCAAAGGGGTGCTCGCGAGGGCCATTCACGACTGGAGTCGGCGGGCGGGCGGTCCCCTCGTCACGGTCAGTTGCCCCAGCCTGAGCGCCGAGTTGCTGGAGAGCGACCTGTTCGGGCACGTGAAGGGGGCGTTCACGGGGGCCGTCCGCGACGCCCAGGGTAAGGTCTCGGCGGCCGAGGGGGGGACGCTCTTCCTCGACGAGATCGGCGACCTGCCGCCGTCACTCCAGCCGAAACTCCTGCGGTTCCTCCAGGAGCGGAAGTACGAGCGGGTGGGCGAAGTCAAGCCGCGGTCGGCCGACGTCCGCCTGATTGCGGCGACCAATCGCGACCTTGAGGCCGCCATCGCGGCAGGCACATTTCGAGAGGACCTGCTCTATCGGCTCAACGTCGTCGAGCTGACCCTGCCGCCGCTGAGGCGCAGGTCGGACCTTCTGGACACGGCCGACCACCTCCTGGCCTTCTTCGCGCGGCAGACCGGCCGCACCTTGACGGGCTTCACGCGTGAGGCGACCGAGGCCCTCCTGAAGCATTCATGGCCCGGGAACCTGAGGGAGCTTCGCAACGCTATCGAGCGGGCGGCCATCCTCGCCGAAGGGCCAGAGATCGGCTTGGCCGATCTGCCCGAGCGAGTCGGAGCGGTCGCCGTTGATGGGACCGCGGCGGTCGAGGTCGGCGGAGCCGTCAGCATCGAGCAGCTTGAGGTCGAGCACATCCGGCGGGTCCTGGCCACCGCCCCCAGCCTGGAGGATGCGGCCAAGGTGCTCGGCATCGACCCCAGCACCCTCTATCGCAAGCGGAAGCAATTCGGACTCTGA
- a CDS encoding ATP-binding protein: MLRSLRSRLLLGIAPLLAIIVGLGLWAVVMFSRLGGDIDVILRENYKSVLAAQNMRDTLERMDSALLFAIGGQEEVAASQFRGSRPGFEANLRSEQGNVTLPGEEELAEEIAARYAEYLALSEEFFAIPPVETARRTRLYFGRILPEFKRIKDRADDVLRLNQRNMEDMDRRARASASSAVRWMVLAVAGSAIVATLIAVQLSRSILEPIRGVTDAARSMARGNLEQVVPVLSRDELGELASAFNTMAHTIRDFRQAGTARILRAQKTAQATIDSFPDPVVVIDPSGSIERSNPAAQRILGISPAGEGSPWLAPRTLRDPLAAVLGGDADYLPSGVENAICMRDDGQERYYLPRILAMRDDDEPMGAALVLHDVTKFRLVDQLKSDMVATVSHELKTPLTGLQMAIHLLLEEAVGPLEPGQVEMLLSARQDTDRLLAMVNDLLDLTRIEQGSVRLDLRPVSPADLVSGAVGRFESQARDAGIELAGVCEPGLPPVPVDVERFEHVFDNLIVNALAHTSRGKSVRVSARAEGLSVRFEVADEGEGIPSEHLPRIFERFYRVPGGRSGGAGLGLAIAREIVIGHGGQIQVSSDPGHGATFTFLLPAARGEVAPQPLQLASSNSDAMTS, encoded by the coding sequence ATGCTCAGATCACTCAGGTCGAGACTTCTTCTCGGGATCGCCCCGCTGCTGGCCATCATCGTCGGGCTCGGACTCTGGGCGGTCGTCATGTTCTCGAGGCTGGGCGGGGACATCGACGTAATCTTGCGGGAAAATTATAAGAGCGTCCTGGCGGCTCAGAATATGAGAGACACGCTCGAACGCATGGATTCGGCGTTGCTGTTTGCGATCGGCGGCCAGGAGGAGGTGGCGGCATCGCAGTTTCGCGGGTCGCGGCCGGGTTTCGAGGCGAATCTTAGGTCCGAGCAGGGGAATGTCACCCTTCCCGGCGAGGAGGAGCTGGCCGAAGAAATCGCCGCGCGTTATGCCGAATACCTGGCCCTGTCCGAGGAGTTCTTCGCCATCCCGCCCGTCGAGACGGCGCGGCGCACGCGGCTCTATTTCGGCCGGATCTTGCCCGAATTCAAGCGGATCAAGGACCGCGCCGACGACGTCCTCAGGCTCAATCAGCGGAATATGGAGGACATGGACCGGCGTGCGCGGGCGTCCGCCTCGAGCGCGGTCCGGTGGATGGTGCTCGCGGTGGCCGGATCGGCGATCGTCGCAACCCTGATCGCCGTGCAGCTGAGCCGGTCGATCCTCGAGCCGATCCGGGGGGTGACGGACGCAGCCCGCTCGATGGCCCGTGGGAATCTGGAGCAGGTGGTTCCCGTCCTCTCTCGCGACGAGCTGGGAGAGCTTGCCTCGGCGTTCAACACGATGGCCCACACGATCAGGGACTTCCGGCAGGCCGGCACCGCGCGGATCCTGAGGGCCCAGAAGACGGCCCAGGCGACGATCGACTCGTTCCCCGACCCGGTGGTTGTCATCGATCCTTCGGGGTCGATCGAGCGATCCAACCCGGCCGCGCAGCGGATCCTCGGGATCTCGCCGGCCGGCGAGGGGAGCCCCTGGCTCGCGCCCCGGACCTTACGAGACCCGCTGGCCGCTGTGCTGGGGGGTGACGCCGATTATCTCCCATCGGGCGTCGAGAATGCGATCTGCATGCGGGACGACGGGCAGGAGCGATACTACCTGCCGCGGATCCTGGCGATGCGTGACGACGATGAGCCGATGGGCGCCGCGCTGGTGCTGCACGACGTGACCAAGTTCCGCCTGGTCGACCAGCTCAAGAGCGACATGGTGGCGACCGTGAGCCATGAGCTGAAGACCCCGTTGACGGGCCTTCAGATGGCGATTCATCTACTGCTGGAGGAGGCCGTCGGACCGCTCGAGCCCGGTCAGGTGGAGATGCTGCTGTCGGCGCGACAGGACACCGACCGGCTGCTTGCGATGGTCAATGATCTGCTCGACCTGACCCGGATCGAGCAGGGGAGCGTGCGGCTCGACCTGCGGCCCGTCTCGCCCGCAGACCTCGTGTCCGGGGCGGTCGGCCGGTTCGAGTCGCAGGCTCGCGACGCGGGGATCGAGCTGGCTGGCGTATGCGAGCCGGGGCTGCCCCCGGTGCCGGTCGACGTCGAACGCTTCGAGCACGTCTTCGACAACTTGATCGTCAATGCCCTGGCTCATACGAGTCGCGGGAAGTCAGTTCGCGTGTCGGCCCGGGCCGAAGGGCTATCGGTGCGATTCGAGGTGGCCGACGAAGGGGAGGGCATCCCGTCCGAGCACCTGCCGCGCATCTTCGAGCGGTTTTATCGGGTCCCAGGAGGACGCTCCGGCGGCGCGGGGCTGGGCCTGGCCATCGCCCGCGAGATCGTCATCGGGCACGGCGGGCAGATCCAGGTGAGCAGCGATCCCGGCCACGGCGCCACGTTCACGTTCCTGCTGCCGGCCGCTCGCGGTGAGGTGGCCCCGCAGCCGTTGCAGCTTGCGTCATCGAATTCGGACGCGATGACTTCGTGA
- the kdpA gene encoding potassium-transporting ATPase subunit KdpA: MEWPLSWLHPTWAFALPIALSFPLGWLMWRSLDVPEGRAGRGLDALPKFLCRLVGRPSPSMMDWKRYAFAMLAFNAMLFVLSFALLSVQDKVGPLNPDGKGSLAALGYKDTDGVQHDGANTALIFNTVCSFVTNTNLQHYSGEQNLSYFGQLGAIVWLMFVTPASGLCVMLATLRGLRGDRDMGDFYVDLMRGLVFVLVPYSLIVAVTLIGLGVPMTFEGAATATTVDGSATGMQTQTIARGPVAALVAIKQAGTNGGGFFGPNSAHPFENPSPWSNMLALVSIIVLPMSSIVMAGLMLKNMKHAMVLYGVMLTFLLVGVVVAIIAESRPSVSTGGLPVVQGPNMEGKEVRLGPVAAATWAAITTATSNGSVNSMHDSLNPIAGAVPMTLMMLNVVFSGIGAGFENMLMYIIVAVFIAGLMVGRTPEYLGKKVEAKEVKLAMVAILIHPLLICCGVGLFAATAWGAKTTANPGAHGFSEILYEFTSAAANNGSGFEGLADNNPAWNIATGVVLLLGRFPALILPLAVAGFLSTKKRVPQTTGTLRTDNLTFAGMLLGTVLLVGALSFMPAVVLGPIADQLSVRP, translated from the coding sequence GTGGAATGGCCGTTGTCCTGGCTGCATCCGACCTGGGCGTTCGCACTGCCCATCGCGTTGTCGTTCCCCCTCGGCTGGCTGATGTGGCGATCGTTGGACGTGCCCGAGGGCCGCGCAGGCCGCGGACTCGACGCCCTGCCGAAGTTCCTCTGCCGCCTGGTCGGAAGGCCATCGCCGTCGATGATGGATTGGAAGCGATATGCGTTTGCGATGCTCGCGTTCAATGCCATGCTCTTCGTCCTCTCGTTCGCGCTGCTCTCCGTCCAGGATAAGGTCGGGCCGCTGAATCCGGACGGGAAGGGGTCGCTCGCAGCCCTGGGTTACAAGGACACCGACGGTGTCCAGCATGACGGCGCCAACACGGCCTTGATCTTCAATACGGTCTGCTCGTTCGTCACCAACACCAACCTCCAGCACTACTCGGGCGAGCAGAACCTCTCGTATTTTGGCCAGCTTGGCGCGATCGTCTGGTTGATGTTCGTCACCCCGGCCTCCGGCCTCTGCGTCATGCTGGCCACGCTTCGCGGGCTGAGGGGCGATCGGGACATGGGCGACTTCTATGTCGACCTGATGCGCGGACTGGTCTTCGTGTTGGTCCCCTATAGCCTCATCGTGGCCGTGACCCTGATCGGGCTCGGCGTTCCGATGACGTTTGAAGGGGCCGCGACGGCGACCACGGTCGACGGCTCGGCGACGGGGATGCAGACCCAGACGATCGCGCGGGGACCCGTCGCGGCGCTGGTGGCGATCAAGCAGGCCGGGACGAATGGCGGCGGGTTCTTCGGACCGAATTCGGCCCACCCGTTCGAGAATCCGTCGCCCTGGAGCAATATGCTGGCGCTGGTCTCGATCATCGTCTTGCCCATGTCGTCGATCGTGATGGCTGGATTGATGCTGAAGAATATGAAGCACGCGATGGTGCTCTACGGCGTCATGCTGACATTCCTGCTGGTAGGCGTCGTCGTCGCGATCATCGCCGAGTCGCGGCCGAGCGTCTCGACCGGCGGGCTGCCGGTGGTGCAGGGGCCGAACATGGAGGGCAAGGAGGTGAGGCTCGGGCCCGTGGCCGCCGCGACCTGGGCGGCGATCACGACGGCCACATCCAACGGGTCGGTCAACAGCATGCACGACAGCCTCAACCCGATCGCGGGCGCGGTGCCCATGACGCTGATGATGCTCAACGTCGTCTTCAGCGGGATCGGCGCCGGTTTTGAGAACATGCTGATGTACATCATCGTCGCCGTGTTCATCGCGGGGCTGATGGTGGGACGCACCCCGGAGTATCTCGGCAAGAAGGTCGAGGCGAAGGAGGTGAAGCTGGCGATGGTCGCGATCCTGATCCATCCGCTCCTGATTTGCTGCGGAGTGGGCCTATTCGCCGCAACGGCCTGGGGGGCCAAAACGACGGCAAATCCCGGTGCGCACGGTTTCAGCGAGATCCTCTATGAGTTCACCTCGGCGGCCGCGAACAACGGTTCGGGCTTCGAGGGCCTGGCGGACAACAACCCCGCCTGGAACATCGCGACGGGCGTCGTTTTGCTGCTCGGCCGATTCCCCGCCCTGATCCTGCCGCTTGCCGTCGCTGGGTTCCTCTCAACGAAGAAGCGCGTGCCCCAGACCACGGGCACATTGAGGACCGACAACCTGACGTTCGCGGGAATGCTCCTGGGGACGGTTCTCCTCGTCGGTGCCCTGTCGTTCATGCCTGCGGTCGTCCTCGGCCCGATCGCCGACCAACTGTCGGTCCGGCCGTAG
- the kdpB gene encoding potassium-transporting ATPase subunit KdpB — MSLDLEVGAPTRDASDAQALKLQRRGTRALRLFEPALVRMAAVHSLKMLDPREMVRNPVMFLVEVGTVLTAIVTVQSIVQGALIGQIVYQAALTVLLFLTVVFANFASALAEARGKAQADSLRATRADTPALRLRSQRDFDGEIVSSTLLRTGDFVAIEAGQVIPTDGEVVEGVASVDESAITGESAPVIREAGGDHSGVTGGTRVLSDRIVIRVTAEPGHSFLDKMIALVEGASRQKTPNEIALTIVLAAFSLIFVIVTASLYPMARYFGLTLDIPTLIALLVCLIPTTIGALLAAIGIAGMDRALAANLIAKSGKAVEVAGDIDTLLLDKTGTITIGNRRATHFVPLGGARALDVARVAGLASMADSTPEGKSILDLARQQQAVVGEAPDGSTFIDFTAQTRMSGVDLPGGSSLRKGAPNTVSKYVQDMGGVIPDGFQAAVDTIAALGATPLAVADGDTIVGLVRLEDILKPGIRDRFARLRQMGLRVVMVTGDNPLTAKAIAEEAGVDDFIAQATPEAKLAYIRKEQEGGKLVAMMGDGTNDAPALAQADIGVAMNSGTQAAKEAGNMVDLDSDPTKLIEVVEIGKQLLMTRGALTTFSIANDLAKYFAVIPAMFIVALPELKVLDLMGLATRGGANSAILAAVIFNAIIIPMLIPIALKGVTYRPVGAGALLRRNLLIYGLGGVIAPFIGIKLIDLTIDPLLALVGVR; from the coding sequence ATGAGCCTTGATCTCGAGGTCGGAGCGCCCACACGAGACGCCTCCGACGCCCAGGCCCTCAAGCTCCAGCGACGCGGCACGCGGGCGCTCCGCCTCTTCGAGCCGGCCCTCGTCCGGATGGCGGCCGTCCACTCGCTCAAGATGCTCGACCCCCGGGAGATGGTCCGCAACCCGGTCATGTTCCTGGTCGAGGTCGGCACCGTCCTCACCGCGATCGTCACGGTGCAGTCGATCGTCCAGGGTGCATTGATCGGGCAGATCGTCTATCAGGCGGCCTTGACGGTCCTGCTGTTCCTGACGGTCGTGTTCGCCAACTTCGCGTCGGCCCTGGCCGAGGCCCGAGGCAAGGCCCAGGCCGACAGCCTGCGGGCCACACGTGCCGATACACCGGCGCTCCGCTTGCGCTCTCAGCGGGACTTCGACGGTGAGATCGTCTCATCGACCTTACTGCGAACAGGCGACTTCGTGGCGATCGAGGCCGGCCAGGTCATCCCCACCGATGGCGAGGTCGTCGAGGGGGTCGCATCGGTCGATGAATCGGCCATCACAGGGGAGAGCGCACCGGTGATCCGCGAGGCGGGGGGCGACCATTCGGGGGTCACCGGCGGCACGCGCGTCCTCTCCGACCGGATCGTGATCCGCGTGACGGCCGAGCCGGGGCATAGCTTTCTCGACAAGATGATCGCCCTTGTGGAGGGGGCCTCGCGGCAGAAGACGCCCAACGAGATCGCGCTGACGATCGTCCTCGCTGCGTTCTCGCTCATCTTCGTGATCGTCACTGCCAGCCTCTACCCGATGGCTCGCTACTTCGGCCTGACGCTGGACATCCCGACCCTCATCGCGCTGCTGGTCTGCCTGATCCCCACGACGATCGGGGCGCTGCTCGCGGCGATCGGCATCGCGGGGATGGACCGGGCGCTCGCGGCGAACCTGATCGCCAAGAGCGGCAAGGCGGTCGAGGTCGCCGGCGACATCGACACGCTGTTGCTGGACAAGACGGGCACGATCACGATCGGCAACCGCAGGGCCACCCATTTTGTCCCCCTGGGAGGTGCCAGGGCGCTCGACGTCGCGCGGGTTGCCGGGCTGGCCTCGATGGCCGACAGCACGCCCGAGGGGAAGAGCATCCTCGACCTGGCGCGACAGCAACAGGCGGTCGTCGGCGAGGCCCCCGATGGTTCAACGTTCATTGATTTCACCGCCCAAACGCGCATGAGCGGCGTGGACCTTCCCGGCGGATCGAGCCTGCGTAAAGGCGCACCGAACACCGTTTCCAAATACGTCCAGGACATGGGAGGCGTGATCCCTGACGGTTTCCAGGCCGCCGTCGACACGATCGCCGCCCTGGGTGCCACGCCGCTGGCGGTGGCGGACGGCGACACGATCGTCGGCCTGGTGAGGCTGGAGGACATCCTCAAGCCGGGCATCCGCGACCGGTTCGCCAGGCTCAGGCAGATGGGCCTGCGCGTGGTGATGGTGACCGGCGACAACCCGCTGACGGCCAAGGCTATTGCCGAGGAGGCTGGCGTCGATGACTTCATCGCCCAGGCCACACCCGAGGCCAAGCTCGCTTACATTCGAAAGGAACAGGAGGGGGGAAAGCTCGTTGCGATGATGGGCGACGGCACCAACGATGCCCCCGCGCTGGCCCAGGCCGATATCGGCGTGGCGATGAACTCGGGGACGCAGGCCGCCAAGGAGGCCGGCAACATGGTCGACCTCGACAGCGACCCGACCAAGCTCATCGAGGTCGTGGAGATCGGCAAGCAACTGCTGATGACACGGGGGGCCCTGACGACCTTCTCGATCGCCAATGACCTGGCCAAGTATTTCGCGGTGATCCCGGCCATGTTCATCGTGGCGCTGCCCGAGTTGAAGGTGCTCGATTTGATGGGCCTGGCCACCCGCGGCGGTGCGAACTCTGCGATCCTGGCGGCGGTGATCTTCAATGCGATCATCATCCCGATGCTGATCCCGATCGCGCTGAAGGGGGTGACCTATCGCCCGGTGGGCGCCGGCGCCCTATTGCGCAGGAATCTCTTGATCTACGGGCTTGGCGGCGTGATCGCGCCGTTCATCGGCATCAAGCTCATCGACCTCACCATTGACCCGCTCCTGGCACTGGTCGGCGTCCGGTAA